Proteins from a genomic interval of Oharaeibacter diazotrophicus:
- a CDS encoding LysR family transcriptional regulator — protein MLDKLELLLNLARERHFGRAAEAAGVTQPTLSSAVKSLEEQFGVMIVVRGSRFQGFTPEGERILEWSRRLVTDARTMRQEVAALRQGLTGTLRLAVIPTALPFVAEITGPICGRHERVGFTVLSMTSDQILKSIEDFEVEAGITYLDAGVAARFAAVPLYEERYSLLVAPGGPLADRASVSWAEAGAMPLCLLTPDMQHRRLVERHLGQAGAAVAPRIESNSMIVLHTHVRTGRFASIMPARFAESMDRSGLMQAIPITEPTVSHAIGLVTTRREPQAPLVAALIAEARRHADPAPDPAAAARPGAA, from the coding sequence ATGCTCGACAAGCTCGAACTCCTGCTCAACCTCGCGCGCGAGCGTCACTTCGGCCGCGCCGCCGAGGCGGCCGGCGTCACCCAGCCGACGCTGTCCTCGGCGGTGAAGAGCCTCGAGGAGCAGTTCGGCGTGATGATCGTGGTGCGCGGCAGCCGCTTCCAGGGCTTCACGCCCGAGGGCGAGCGCATCCTCGAGTGGTCGCGCCGCCTCGTCACCGACGCGCGCACGATGCGCCAGGAGGTCGCGGCGCTGCGCCAGGGCCTGACCGGCACGCTGCGCCTCGCCGTGATCCCGACCGCGCTGCCCTTCGTCGCCGAGATCACCGGCCCGATCTGCGGCCGCCACGAGCGGGTCGGGTTCACCGTGCTGTCGATGACGTCCGACCAGATCCTGAAGAGCATCGAGGATTTCGAGGTCGAGGCCGGCATCACCTACCTCGACGCCGGCGTCGCCGCCCGCTTCGCCGCGGTGCCGCTCTACGAGGAGCGCTATTCGCTGCTGGTCGCACCCGGCGGCCCGCTCGCCGACCGCGCCAGCGTGTCGTGGGCCGAGGCCGGGGCGATGCCGCTCTGCCTGCTGACGCCCGACATGCAGCACCGCCGCCTCGTCGAGCGCCACCTCGGTCAGGCCGGCGCCGCGGTGGCGCCGCGGATCGAGAGCAACTCGATGATCGTGCTGCACACCCACGTGCGCACCGGCCGGTTCGCCTCGATCATGCCGGCCCGCTTCGCCGAGAGCATGGACCGCTCCGGCCTGATGCAGGCGATCCCGATCACCGAGCCGACCGTCTCGCACGCCATCGGCCTCGTCACCACCCGCCGCGAGCCGCAGGCGCCGCTGGTCGCCGCGCTGATCGCCGAGGCGCGTCGGCACGCCGATCCGGCGCCCGATCCGGCCGCCGCGGCGCGTCCGGGCGCGGCTTGA
- a CDS encoding formate dehydrogenase subunit gamma — protein sequence MSRHESFSVERTRELVSDFAGLEGPLLPILHALQEAFGFVPEAAVPVIAQELNLTRAEVHGVVTFYHDFRHAPAGRHVVKLCRAEACQSMGCDDLIAHAERRLGVAMGETSADGAVTLEPIYCLGLCATAPSAMVDGRLVGRLDAAAIDAIATEVER from the coding sequence TTGTCGCGCCATGAATCGTTCAGCGTCGAGCGGACGCGTGAACTCGTCTCCGATTTCGCCGGCCTGGAGGGGCCGCTGCTGCCGATCCTGCACGCCCTCCAGGAGGCCTTCGGCTTCGTGCCCGAGGCCGCCGTCCCCGTGATCGCCCAGGAGCTCAACCTCACGCGCGCCGAGGTCCACGGCGTCGTGACCTTCTACCACGACTTCCGCCACGCCCCGGCCGGCCGCCACGTGGTCAAGCTGTGCCGGGCCGAGGCCTGCCAGTCGATGGGCTGCGACGATCTGATCGCCCACGCCGAGCGCCGCCTCGGCGTCGCCATGGGCGAGACCTCGGCCGACGGCGCCGTCACCCTCGAGCCGATCTACTGCCTCGGCCTGTGCGCCACCGCGCCGTCCGCGATGGTCGACGGCCGCCTCGTCGGCCGGCTCGACGCCGCCGCGATCGACGCCATCGCCACGGAGGTCGAGCGATGA